One window from the genome of Leptospirillum ferriphilum encodes:
- the obgE gene encoding GTPase ObgE, with the protein MPQFVDEARIAIESGKGGHGCVSFRREKYVPRGGPDGGDGGRGGDVVFVGTHRKSTLLDFKHRTILKAQPGEAGRGKKQHGSNGRSLVLEVPLGTQILDEETGELLYDLTQPDARIVVAKGGRGGRGNVHFATATRQTPDFAEPGGESQSFRIRLELKVMARVGLVGFPNAGKSTFLSRVTKAHPRIASYPFTTLHPHLGVLLLGNPPDEREIVIADLPGLIEGAHEGKGLGIQFLKHVERTEILLHFVDLSAENTHSPTEAYQIVRNEMLAFNKDLARKPEILVGTKKDSADPDRLAELGAFLAREGRPKLFLSSHTGEGLPDLLSVLSETLPSSPAPSHVPDDQEMEANRKEAGTPPR; encoded by the coding sequence ATGCCCCAGTTTGTCGATGAAGCCCGGATAGCAATTGAGTCCGGCAAAGGTGGGCATGGCTGTGTGTCGTTCCGCCGTGAAAAATATGTTCCCCGTGGAGGACCGGACGGAGGAGATGGAGGCAGGGGTGGGGATGTTGTGTTTGTTGGAACTCACCGCAAGTCGACCCTTCTGGATTTCAAGCACCGGACGATCCTGAAAGCCCAACCCGGGGAGGCTGGCCGCGGAAAAAAGCAGCATGGTTCCAATGGGCGGTCTCTTGTCCTCGAAGTTCCTCTCGGTACCCAAATTCTGGATGAAGAGACGGGAGAGCTTCTCTACGACCTGACCCAGCCGGATGCCCGGATTGTCGTGGCGAAAGGTGGCAGGGGGGGACGCGGGAATGTGCATTTTGCCACGGCAACCCGCCAGACCCCGGATTTTGCTGAGCCAGGGGGAGAGTCCCAGTCATTCCGGATTCGTCTCGAACTGAAAGTGATGGCCCGAGTCGGACTGGTCGGTTTTCCCAATGCGGGAAAATCGACGTTCCTGTCCAGAGTCACGAAAGCCCACCCGCGCATTGCTTCCTACCCCTTTACCACATTGCACCCCCATCTCGGGGTTCTCCTTTTGGGGAATCCTCCGGACGAACGGGAAATTGTGATTGCAGATCTTCCCGGACTGATTGAAGGCGCCCATGAAGGAAAAGGATTGGGTATCCAGTTTCTGAAGCATGTGGAACGGACGGAAATTTTGCTGCATTTTGTGGATCTGTCTGCGGAAAATACGCACAGTCCCACAGAAGCCTATCAGATCGTTCGTAACGAAATGCTGGCTTTTAACAAGGATTTGGCCAGGAAACCGGAAATCCTCGTCGGGACCAAAAAAGATTCGGCGGATCCGGACAGACTCGCGGAGCTTGGGGCTTTTCTTGCCCGGGAAGGACGGCCCAAACTTTTTCTGTCTTCCCATACGGGGGAAGGTCTTCCGGACCTTCTCTCTGTTTTGTCGGAAACGCTGCCTTCTTCCCCTGCCCCATCGCATGTCCCGGACGACCAGGAAATGGAGGCAAACCGGAAAGAAGCCGGAACGCCGCCCAGATGA
- the proB gene encoding glutamate 5-kinase, giving the protein MRSRSDILSSTRTLVLKVGSTVLASPQAGVNMRVLGVIARQVAWLRARGIRVVIVSSGAIAAGRMKLDFGKKPLTLAMKQAAASVGQSRLMWGYERAFSPHRLMVSQVLLTPRDVVRRSRFTNLERTLETLLALGVVPVVNENDSVATEEIRFGDNDRLSALVSGTVKADFLLILSDVDGLYTSDPSRNPNATPIPYVEKVTSDIESLAGISRSGLGTGGMASKVLTARWANRWGLPVGIVNGRKGAPVERFFEGGGTLFFARKKLWAAKKVWIGFFSEPSGTLVLDEGAMKAISHGKSSLLAGGISRHEGVFEGGEVVRLLSATGHEIGRGVCRISSSEVALWTRQKTTGERPLDSWPLAVHRNTMVLWEREEE; this is encoded by the coding sequence ATGAGGTCCCGGTCAGACATCCTCTCTTCCACCCGGACGCTGGTTCTGAAGGTTGGCAGCACGGTTCTCGCTTCACCGCAAGCGGGTGTCAATATGCGGGTTTTGGGGGTCATTGCCCGTCAGGTGGCGTGGCTTCGGGCAAGAGGGATACGTGTTGTCATCGTTTCAAGTGGTGCGATCGCGGCCGGTCGGATGAAGCTTGATTTCGGTAAAAAGCCATTGACCCTGGCCATGAAGCAGGCGGCAGCCTCTGTTGGACAAAGCCGGCTTATGTGGGGTTACGAAAGAGCGTTTTCCCCCCATCGGCTGATGGTATCCCAGGTTCTCCTGACCCCCCGTGACGTTGTTCGAAGAAGTCGGTTCACCAATCTGGAAAGAACTCTCGAAACCCTCCTCGCACTGGGCGTCGTTCCGGTTGTGAACGAAAATGATTCCGTTGCCACCGAGGAGATCCGGTTTGGGGATAACGACCGGCTTTCCGCACTGGTGTCCGGGACCGTCAAGGCGGATTTTCTTCTCATCCTTTCGGATGTCGATGGCCTGTATACGTCCGATCCCTCCAGAAATCCAAATGCAACACCGATTCCGTATGTGGAAAAGGTGACATCCGATATCGAAAGTCTGGCCGGGATTTCCCGGTCGGGGTTGGGTACAGGGGGGATGGCTTCCAAAGTTCTGACGGCCCGTTGGGCGAACCGGTGGGGTCTTCCGGTCGGGATCGTGAATGGACGCAAGGGAGCTCCGGTTGAACGCTTTTTTGAGGGCGGGGGCACACTTTTTTTTGCCAGAAAAAAACTCTGGGCGGCCAAAAAAGTCTGGATTGGATTTTTTTCCGAACCATCCGGCACTCTTGTCCTGGACGAAGGGGCAATGAAAGCCATTTCTCATGGGAAATCCAGCCTTCTGGCCGGTGGAATTTCCCGTCATGAAGGAGTTTTTGAGGGTGGGGAAGTTGTCCGCCTTTTGTCTGCGACCGGTCATGAGATCGGGCGGGGGGTCTGCCGGATTTCTTCTTCCGAAGTCGCTCTCTGGACACGCCAGAAGACGACAGGAGAAAGGCCTCTAGACTCCTGGCCGCTGGCTGTTCACAGGAACACGATGGTCCTTTGGGAAAGGGAAGAGGAGTAA
- a CDS encoding glutamate-5-semialdehyde dehydrogenase, with product MDRLYERKGLEDILRDARQSFYRTQVLKPREKNAVLLRLSLLLQKEKDHVCHENRIEYAKALEKGLDPALCDRLLLTENRYAQMIQGLRDVASLPDPVGRSVDRWTNADGLLIEKVRVPLGVIGVVYESRPNVTVEVFSLCLKAGCAVVLRGGSEALSSNQVLVNMIRQALKEEGIPEGAASFLPWPDRQAVLDLLSMNGLDVVIPRGGAGLMKLVNEHARVPVLKHDQGICHIYVGASADPEKALAVVVNAKTNRPSTCNAMETLLVHSSHSQALLPEIVEALREKEVLVYGCPETRKLGEGILPASPDTYRTEFLSLALNIRQVDSLDEALVHIREYGSGHTEAILTRDLEEADRFQLEVDSSCVMVNASTRLHDGFAFGLGAEVGISTSRVHARGTMGLPELTTTKYLVRGDGHLRKP from the coding sequence ATGGATCGGCTTTATGAAAGGAAAGGCCTGGAAGACATTCTTCGGGATGCCCGTCAGTCTTTCTATCGGACACAGGTTTTAAAACCCAGGGAAAAAAACGCGGTCTTGCTCCGGCTTTCTTTGCTGCTCCAGAAGGAAAAAGATCATGTTTGTCATGAAAACCGGATAGAGTATGCAAAAGCGCTTGAAAAAGGACTCGATCCGGCCCTGTGCGACCGGTTGCTCCTCACGGAAAACCGCTATGCCCAGATGATTCAGGGGCTCCGTGACGTTGCCTCTTTACCGGATCCCGTGGGACGGTCGGTCGACCGCTGGACAAATGCCGATGGTCTTTTGATCGAAAAAGTCCGGGTCCCGCTCGGGGTTATCGGAGTGGTTTATGAATCTCGTCCCAATGTCACGGTGGAAGTCTTTTCTCTTTGTCTCAAGGCGGGCTGCGCTGTTGTGTTGCGGGGAGGTTCGGAAGCCCTGTCCTCCAATCAGGTCCTCGTCAATATGATCAGACAGGCGCTTAAGGAGGAAGGAATTCCGGAAGGTGCGGCTTCTTTTCTTCCCTGGCCCGACAGGCAGGCGGTGCTCGACCTTTTGTCGATGAACGGCCTTGACGTTGTGATCCCCCGGGGTGGAGCCGGTTTGATGAAACTTGTGAATGAACATGCCCGGGTTCCGGTTCTGAAACACGATCAGGGGATCTGCCATATCTACGTCGGAGCGTCGGCGGATCCCGAAAAAGCCCTGGCTGTTGTCGTCAACGCCAAGACAAACCGGCCTTCGACGTGCAACGCAATGGAGACATTACTGGTGCATTCCTCTCACAGTCAGGCCCTGTTGCCAGAGATTGTCGAAGCGTTGAGGGAAAAAGAAGTCCTTGTGTATGGGTGTCCCGAAACAAGAAAGCTCGGGGAAGGGATTCTTCCGGCTTCCCCGGACACATACCGGACAGAGTTTCTGTCTCTTGCGCTCAATATCCGCCAGGTTGACTCACTCGACGAGGCTCTCGTGCATATCCGGGAGTACGGGTCCGGTCATACGGAAGCGATCTTGACCCGGGATCTTGAAGAAGCCGATCGTTTCCAGCTGGAGGTCGACTCCTCTTGCGTGATGGTCAATGCCTCAACCCGCCTTCATGACGGTTTTGCCTTTGGATTGGGGGCAGAAGTGGGGATCAGCACCTCCCGGGTCCATGCCCGTGGAACGATGGGTCTGCCGGAGTTGACCACGACAAAATATCTTGTCCGTGGAGATGGGCATCTCCGCAAGCCCTGA
- the nadD gene encoding nicotinate (nicotinamide) nucleotide adenylyltransferase, with product MKLPRTALFGGAFNPVHQGHLALAHYLTNRMALDRIVFVPVGKPAHRSLPDDPGCHERLRMLEKAISGEPRWHLSDYECRSGEISYTVRTVEALFPEERPWLILGSDAFLGLDKWFETGRLLSRVHLLVAFRPGDTLRRITSGFERLIPFGLGPVALPDPASPGRADVVIQRSRNGKIETFIGFVRPGTPDVSSSRTRDALRKGEVPDEFLPATVKSYIVEKGLYGFSSD from the coding sequence GTGAAGTTGCCCAGGACAGCTCTTTTCGGAGGAGCGTTCAACCCCGTCCATCAGGGACATCTTGCCCTGGCGCACTATCTGACGAACAGGATGGCTCTCGACAGGATCGTTTTTGTTCCTGTTGGCAAACCGGCCCATCGCAGCCTGCCGGACGATCCCGGATGTCACGAAAGATTGAGAATGCTTGAAAAAGCAATCTCCGGAGAACCTCGCTGGCATCTTTCCGATTACGAATGCCGGTCCGGGGAAATTTCCTACACGGTCAGGACTGTGGAGGCACTCTTTCCGGAGGAAAGGCCATGGCTTATTCTGGGTTCGGACGCGTTTCTCGGGCTAGACAAATGGTTTGAAACCGGACGGCTTTTGTCCAGGGTCCATCTTCTTGTGGCCTTTCGTCCCGGCGATACGCTCAGGAGGATCACCTCCGGCTTTGAGCGACTGATCCCCTTCGGCCTCGGTCCTGTCGCTCTTCCGGATCCTGCTTCTCCAGGCCGGGCGGATGTTGTCATTCAAAGATCGAGAAATGGAAAAATCGAAACCTTTATTGGTTTTGTGCGACCGGGAACGCCAGATGTCTCCTCTTCCCGGACAAGGGACGCTCTCCGGAAGGGAGAGGTCCCGGATGAGTTCTTGCCAGCCACGGTCAAATCCTATATCGTTGAGAAAGGATTGTATGGATTTTCATCAGACTGA
- the rsfS gene encoding ribosome silencing factor translates to MARFLQEKKGRTIWILAPGEACAYADFLIMADVEHERHRDAVLEMLDRQFSKRGEPFRAEKGHFWTLVDFGSVVIHLFLNSGRSLYRLEDLFPTAPLLVLDETGRLETLAPEHRPIPEFTENISRRLPPPLRHPSV, encoded by the coding sequence ATGGCCCGGTTCCTTCAGGAAAAGAAAGGACGGACCATCTGGATCCTGGCTCCGGGGGAAGCCTGTGCCTATGCCGATTTTCTGATTATGGCAGATGTGGAACACGAACGGCATCGTGACGCTGTCCTTGAAATGCTGGACCGCCAGTTTTCAAAAAGGGGAGAGCCCTTCCGGGCAGAAAAAGGACATTTCTGGACTCTTGTCGATTTCGGGTCCGTCGTCATCCATCTTTTCCTGAATAGCGGCCGATCTCTTTACAGGCTGGAGGACTTGTTCCCCACGGCGCCTCTCCTTGTCCTTGATGAAACAGGTCGCCTTGAAACCCTCGCTCCCGAACACAGACCCATCCCGGAATTCACGGAGAATATTTCCCGGAGACTGCCACCGCCTCTTCGGCACCCGAGCGTCTGA
- a CDS encoding tetratricopeptide repeat protein: protein MTRFLLLALLLSLVFVVKLFEWNPGSVTFQYLPGHAVEIPEVALFVLSLGLGAGFVMIVHGTGDFLRWLRNLDEAREEKREEKVTALWKKVREELNRSHVPQAISLLERLVSLYPNHLEALLLLGNLRRLTGDATGAIRLHRRARVFDEEDVRLVIALCEDYRQAGRLDDEIAILSEYFHKKEGRNIDVLGRYRDRLVSRQKWEEALAVQSVLSRSFGKGERRDLEVSYLVGIRYETGRHHLEHAETELARRSFRGALKIDPLFSPARIGLAEAQSREGRVSEALTTLEEGFQRDRDPVYLYLLEEMALEAGSPERILTPFERAVLSDPQNSSLLYAQARLYDRLMMVDLALDRLESLEGRENWEGEFYRLLGDLYLRNKDRVNALEAFQKGARAENHPGRLYCRFCGQRYLQWAGKCLSCHRWGALTLHPGYVQAHSIPDHPPEERNAGGSSLSDPTIDAYSLGQSS, encoded by the coding sequence ATGACCCGTTTCCTCCTCCTGGCCCTTCTCTTATCGCTTGTTTTCGTCGTGAAGCTTTTCGAGTGGAACCCGGGATCCGTCACATTTCAGTATCTTCCAGGACATGCCGTCGAGATTCCCGAAGTGGCCCTTTTTGTCCTCTCCCTTGGCCTGGGCGCGGGTTTTGTGATGATCGTCCACGGGACGGGGGATTTCTTAAGATGGTTAAGAAATCTGGACGAAGCCCGGGAGGAAAAGCGCGAAGAAAAAGTGACCGCTCTCTGGAAAAAAGTCCGCGAGGAACTGAACCGCTCTCATGTGCCTCAGGCGATTTCCCTGCTGGAAAGACTGGTTTCTCTTTACCCGAATCACCTGGAAGCCCTGCTTCTCCTTGGAAATCTTCGTCGTTTGACGGGAGATGCAACCGGCGCCATCCGGCTTCACCGGAGAGCGCGCGTTTTTGACGAAGAGGATGTCCGGCTGGTCATCGCCCTTTGTGAAGACTATCGCCAGGCAGGTCGTCTGGATGACGAAATAGCGATTCTTTCAGAATATTTTCACAAAAAAGAAGGTCGGAACATTGACGTTCTGGGAAGGTACCGGGATCGCCTCGTTTCCCGCCAGAAATGGGAGGAAGCGCTGGCCGTCCAGTCTGTCCTTTCCCGTTCGTTCGGAAAAGGGGAAAGACGGGACCTCGAGGTTTCGTACCTTGTTGGCATTCGTTATGAAACAGGACGCCACCACCTCGAGCATGCGGAAACGGAATTGGCGAGACGCTCTTTCCGTGGGGCCTTAAAAATCGACCCTCTGTTTTCCCCGGCCAGGATCGGGCTCGCCGAAGCGCAATCCCGCGAGGGAAGGGTGTCGGAAGCTCTGACGACGCTGGAGGAAGGTTTTCAGAGGGACCGGGATCCGGTTTATCTCTATCTTCTTGAAGAAATGGCCCTGGAAGCGGGATCTCCCGAGCGGATCCTGACGCCATTCGAGAGAGCCGTCCTTTCCGATCCGCAGAACTCCTCTCTTCTTTATGCCCAGGCAAGATTATATGATCGGCTGATGATGGTCGACCTTGCCCTTGATCGTCTGGAGTCCCTGGAAGGGAGAGAAAACTGGGAAGGTGAGTTCTACCGCCTGCTGGGAGATTTGTATCTCCGGAACAAGGATCGGGTGAACGCTCTGGAAGCCTTCCAGAAGGGGGCTCGTGCCGAAAATCACCCCGGCCGTCTCTATTGCCGCTTCTGCGGCCAACGGTATCTCCAATGGGCTGGCAAATGTCTCTCCTGCCACCGTTGGGGGGCGCTGACCCTTCACCCGGGGTATGTTCAGGCCCACTCCATCCCGGATCACCCCCCAGAGGAACGCAATGCGGGAGGAAGCTCTCTTTCCGATCCGACCATCGATGCCTATTCGCTGGGCCAGTCCAGCTGA
- a CDS encoding ComF family protein: MRTGTPLCIRCLATFERETRHCPDERANVDDYIVQGLFRYEGIAREMFGLAKFGGNRALADFLIERGIMRLAYPSDVHLWVPVPPERTRLLVRGFSLPDRMAWRIGMLTGIPCAIDGSSLHAEKEQKKLDRPGRLSERLHREWSGGRFSPHHRSGVAILDDLVTTGGTIRSFATFLRKKGARIVRAITLFDAPLRVERES, encoded by the coding sequence GTGCGAACCGGTACTCCATTGTGTATCCGTTGTCTTGCAACTTTCGAGCGGGAGACACGTCATTGCCCCGATGAACGGGCCAACGTCGACGACTATATTGTTCAAGGGCTGTTTCGCTATGAAGGGATCGCCCGGGAGATGTTCGGGCTGGCAAAATTCGGCGGAAACCGGGCATTGGCCGATTTCCTGATCGAACGGGGAATCATGCGCTTGGCCTATCCTTCTGACGTCCATCTGTGGGTCCCCGTCCCACCTGAAAGAACCAGGCTTCTTGTCCGGGGGTTCAGTCTCCCGGACCGGATGGCCTGGCGGATCGGGATGCTGACCGGTATCCCCTGTGCCATTGACGGATCCTCCCTTCACGCCGAAAAAGAACAAAAAAAACTCGACCGGCCCGGCAGACTTTCGGAACGTCTGCATCGGGAATGGTCCGGGGGTCGATTTTCTCCTCATCACAGATCCGGTGTGGCCATTCTTGACGATCTGGTCACGACGGGGGGAACCATTCGCTCCTTTGCCACCTTCCTCCGGAAGAAAGGAGCCCGGATTGTTCGGGCCATCACTCTGTTCGACGCTCCATTGCGTGTCGAAAGGGAGAGTTGA
- the dinG gene encoding ATP-dependent DNA helicase DinG has translation MEGSRQNFKSSGNSPETLFEEEKQEIRFLLDRLSRTLPGFVARPGQRAMIAEVARTFSRCREEGEAFREGRNLSVIQGPTGTGKTMAYLLAGIVLARSRKKTLLVSTATVSLQEQLVAKDIPLLASVLDNPPVYELAKGRGRYLCERNLFSLTDLQAGTAFWKHPPSSLEIDLLDRLRKDFPDTWDGDRDHLPVSVPDSLWSLIQNQGTSCTGKRCPLYSRCPFFLRKEAYSRADIVVANHDLVLSDLVLGGGILLPSPEKSLLVFDEAHHLPGKSLSHFRESLDLEGLAPWIERIPGLLERINAFFDVRERDKTVQAQAEALTNSLMTLGTWLEEHWEGKPAGSFSEAEQDGSNGIFRGSREQSLWRFPGGKFPDSMIEPSRIGASAARVLAERLQLERDKLAEATTGSDVRRNRERDAFFLDVGVHLEKTLDAVRLLSLYEKVDPEGEAPFARWATMWKESGTFSHRLEASPVWPATLLEEVLWKRVSACCLTSATLMSLGSFKSFSSRCGLSMLPGVSYLPLDSPFPLDRQGVLSLPVMRSDPTDFESHTREIVESLPVVLSPTGGALVLFSSRRQMEAVRKGLSPEWQNRVLVQGERSRKDILALHEQRVRAGEGSVLFGLSSFSEGLDLKGDLCTHVVIAKIPFPVPTEPVEETLSEWIRSRGGDPFREIALPEAGLRLVQAAGRLIRSETDRGIVTIFDKRLLEKNYGVHLLRSLPPFRLEHPDSGKKPNT, from the coding sequence TTGGAAGGATCAAGACAGAATTTCAAATCTTCCGGAAACTCTCCGGAAACCCTCTTTGAAGAGGAAAAACAGGAAATCCGCTTTCTGCTGGACCGTCTGTCCCGGACTCTTCCCGGTTTCGTGGCGCGTCCGGGACAAAGGGCCATGATTGCCGAAGTCGCCCGCACTTTCTCACGATGCAGGGAAGAAGGAGAGGCTTTCAGAGAGGGCCGGAACCTGTCCGTGATTCAGGGACCGACCGGAACCGGAAAGACGATGGCCTATCTCCTTGCGGGAATTGTTCTGGCCAGAAGCCGTAAAAAAACGCTTCTGGTCTCTACGGCGACGGTTTCCTTGCAGGAACAGCTTGTGGCAAAAGATATCCCCCTGCTGGCAAGCGTCCTGGACAATCCGCCGGTCTATGAGCTGGCGAAAGGAAGGGGGCGATATCTCTGCGAGCGTAATCTTTTCTCTCTCACGGATCTTCAGGCAGGAACTGCTTTCTGGAAACACCCCCCTTCCTCTCTGGAGATTGATTTGCTGGACCGTCTCCGGAAGGATTTTCCCGACACATGGGATGGGGACAGGGACCATCTGCCCGTGTCCGTTCCGGATTCGCTCTGGTCTCTCATCCAGAACCAGGGGACAAGTTGCACGGGCAAAAGATGCCCTCTTTATTCCCGATGCCCATTTTTCTTGAGGAAAGAAGCCTATAGTCGTGCAGATATTGTCGTTGCGAACCATGACCTGGTTCTTTCCGATCTTGTTCTCGGAGGAGGAATCCTCCTGCCATCTCCCGAAAAATCCCTCCTGGTCTTTGACGAAGCACATCATCTTCCGGGGAAAAGCCTGTCTCATTTTCGGGAAAGTCTCGACCTGGAGGGCCTCGCACCCTGGATTGAGAGAATTCCGGGATTGCTGGAGCGGATCAACGCGTTTTTTGATGTGCGGGAACGGGACAAGACTGTGCAAGCCCAGGCCGAAGCTCTGACAAATTCTCTGATGACACTCGGGACATGGCTCGAAGAGCATTGGGAGGGGAAACCCGCCGGTTCTTTTTCGGAAGCGGAGCAGGACGGTTCGAACGGGATTTTCCGGGGAAGCCGGGAGCAGAGTCTCTGGCGGTTTCCGGGTGGAAAGTTTCCGGATTCCATGATCGAACCCTCCCGCATCGGAGCTTCTGCGGCAAGGGTTCTGGCCGAAAGACTCCAGCTGGAACGCGACAAACTGGCAGAGGCGACAACCGGTAGTGACGTGCGGCGCAATCGGGAACGGGATGCGTTTTTCCTGGATGTGGGAGTCCATCTGGAAAAGACTTTGGATGCCGTCCGCCTGTTGAGTCTGTATGAAAAGGTTGACCCGGAGGGAGAAGCTCCGTTTGCCAGATGGGCGACCATGTGGAAGGAAAGCGGGACGTTCAGCCATCGTCTGGAAGCCAGCCCCGTCTGGCCGGCGACTCTCCTGGAGGAGGTTTTATGGAAGCGGGTTTCCGCTTGCTGTCTCACGTCGGCGACATTGATGTCTCTGGGAAGCTTCAAATCCTTCTCCAGCCGGTGCGGTCTCTCCATGCTTCCCGGTGTCTCCTATCTTCCGCTGGATTCCCCTTTTCCTCTCGACAGGCAGGGAGTCCTCTCTCTCCCCGTCATGCGCTCCGATCCGACCGATTTTGAAAGTCATACCCGGGAGATCGTCGAATCTCTTCCGGTCGTTTTGTCTCCGACGGGGGGAGCTCTCGTCCTTTTTTCTTCCCGTCGCCAGATGGAAGCCGTCCGAAAGGGACTTTCCCCGGAGTGGCAAAACAGAGTCCTTGTCCAGGGAGAAAGATCCCGAAAAGACATTCTTGCCCTTCATGAACAGCGTGTCCGCGCCGGAGAAGGGTCCGTCCTTTTTGGACTGTCTTCGTTCTCCGAAGGACTGGACCTGAAGGGAGATCTTTGCACGCATGTTGTGATCGCCAAAATCCCGTTTCCGGTACCGACAGAACCTGTCGAAGAGACGCTTTCCGAATGGATCCGCTCCAGAGGAGGGGATCCGTTTCGGGAAATCGCGCTTCCGGAAGCCGGCCTGCGTCTTGTTCAGGCAGCGGGACGGCTGATCCGGTCCGAAACGGACCGGGGTATCGTCACAATTTTCGACAAACGGCTTCTGGAGAAAAATTACGGCGTCCATCTCCTTCGGTCGTTGCCGCCGTTTCGTCTCGAGCACCCGGATTCCGGGAAGAAGCCCAACACATGA
- a CDS encoding LysR family transcriptional regulator gives MTHDQLRIFLKVAELGSFTQAGETLFLTQPAISLQVKTLEQHLGVPLFERKGRQVLLTEAGVRLLPHARRIMEEIADARARVAELSSGALGNLRIGSSTTIGTAILPSILYEFSRKNPQIRTSLSILNSHRIVFDLKTSEIDIGFIEGDLTRTEAQGVRRSFLAQDRLVLVDSRDKPYVAGDETSLEEIRRLPLILREAGSGTRQILEDSLLDRGYPIDLFTVSLTVGHTGVIKKMVGKGAGIAFMSVLAIEKGDQELLRTVRVRDFSPIRDLWIVTPGRRVSSATRLFLDCVHESLNWDSRL, from the coding sequence ATGACGCATGATCAACTTCGGATCTTTTTAAAGGTCGCCGAGCTGGGAAGCTTTACCCAGGCCGGAGAGACTCTTTTTCTGACCCAGCCGGCAATCAGCCTTCAGGTCAAGACGCTGGAGCAGCACCTCGGCGTTCCACTCTTTGAACGAAAGGGGCGCCAGGTTCTTCTCACCGAAGCCGGTGTCCGTCTCCTGCCTCACGCGCGCCGCATCATGGAAGAAATCGCCGACGCACGGGCCAGAGTCGCGGAACTGTCCAGCGGGGCGTTGGGAAATCTCCGGATCGGTTCTTCCACCACCATCGGGACAGCCATTCTTCCTTCCATTCTGTATGAGTTTTCGCGGAAGAATCCGCAGATCCGGACCAGCCTGTCGATCCTCAATTCCCATCGAATCGTCTTCGACCTGAAAACCTCGGAGATCGATATCGGCTTTATCGAAGGCGATCTGACCCGGACAGAAGCCCAGGGTGTGAGACGATCCTTTCTTGCCCAGGACCGGCTTGTGCTGGTCGACTCCCGGGACAAACCCTATGTGGCCGGTGATGAAACCTCTCTTGAAGAAATCCGCCGCTTGCCTCTGATCCTTCGGGAGGCGGGTTCCGGTACCCGCCAGATTCTTGAAGACTCCCTTCTGGATCGGGGTTATCCCATCGATCTCTTCACGGTGTCCCTGACGGTCGGACATACGGGTGTGATCAAGAAAATGGTTGGAAAAGGGGCTGGTATTGCGTTTATGTCCGTTCTGGCAATAGAAAAAGGGGATCAGGAACTTCTCCGGACTGTTCGTGTCCGGGACTTTTCCCCGATCCGGGATTTATGGATTGTGACGCCCGGGCGCCGTGTGAGCTCGGCGACCCGCTTGTTTCTTGACTGCGTTCACGAATCCCTGAACTGGGATTCCCGGCTTTGA
- a CDS encoding ATP-binding protein, which yields MTDRNGNNPERTRSPGEEGFLKTVNLLGVGAFSDLCLDLSPGLNVLTGMNGTGKSHFLTFVRAGLTADSRGVLLEHFSSIVSRPKDPPTLLLHRSETSRTGKVILEDSKGECREFLLHKDGRKGGVSVSEENADRGSRGLRTRSVLFFPDERESWAPFCGKLRPSRSALVRQIEKVIPGRVCFRNGSLWIKNARGWSRWGQVSPASRQLGLLSLFLRQGALVPGSILLWDSPEGVFGPLLLGDLASLFLSLSRRGVQVVVATRDYVFLKEVDLWRKDDDGVLYHAFFRDDRLDKIRTESSPRLSGLTRNPASDALRSLLDRDIERAMKSRWSP from the coding sequence TTGACAGACAGAAACGGGAATAATCCCGAGAGGACCAGAAGTCCCGGAGAGGAAGGTTTTCTGAAAACTGTCAATCTTCTGGGCGTTGGTGCGTTTTCGGACCTGTGTCTGGATCTGTCACCGGGACTGAACGTTCTGACAGGGATGAACGGGACAGGGAAATCGCATTTCCTCACGTTTGTCCGGGCCGGGCTCACCGCGGACTCCCGAGGGGTGTTGTTGGAACATTTCTCCTCCATCGTTTCGCGCCCGAAGGATCCTCCCACGCTTCTTCTTCATCGGTCCGAAACATCCCGGACAGGAAAGGTCATCCTGGAAGATTCGAAGGGGGAATGCCGGGAATTTCTTCTCCACAAGGATGGACGAAAAGGCGGGGTTTCCGTTTCGGAAGAAAACGCCGACAGAGGATCCCGAGGTCTCCGGACACGGAGTGTCCTCTTCTTTCCGGACGAAAGAGAGAGCTGGGCGCCGTTCTGCGGGAAGCTCCGGCCATCCCGGTCGGCTCTCGTCCGGCAGATCGAAAAGGTGATCCCGGGTCGGGTCTGCTTCAGGAACGGGAGCCTCTGGATCAAAAACGCCCGGGGGTGGAGTCGCTGGGGACAGGTCTCTCCGGCGTCGAGACAATTGGGTCTGCTCTCTCTTTTTCTGAGACAGGGAGCTCTGGTTCCCGGGAGCATTCTGTTGTGGGATTCTCCGGAAGGAGTGTTCGGTCCCCTGTTGCTGGGGGATCTGGCGTCTCTCTTTCTGTCTTTGTCCCGAAGAGGTGTCCAGGTGGTGGTGGCGACACGGGATTATGTTTTTCTGAAAGAAGTCGATCTGTGGCGGAAGGACGATGACGGTGTCCTCTATCATGCCTTTTTCCGGGACGATCGGCTGGATAAAATTCGGACCGAATCTTCTCCCCGATTGTCGGGGCTTACGCGTAACCCCGCCTCGGATGCCCTCCGCAGTCTTCTGGACCGGGATATCGAACGCGCAATGAAAAGCCGATGGTCTCCGTAA